One window of Pithys albifrons albifrons isolate INPA30051 chromosome 18, PitAlb_v1, whole genome shotgun sequence genomic DNA carries:
- the SDC4 gene encoding syndecan-4 isoform X1 produces MPLPRVPLCAALLLGLLLRAAAAESVRETETMDAGWLDYPASGDLPDDEDLSRFSPSLTFDSLDIDESSGSGDYSDSEEGMYLTTMDTPLISDNYIPGDTGRKIDGEKKNTMVDNEIIPDKAVPVEENLSNKISMASTANSSIFERTEVLTALIAGGAVGLLFAVFLILLLVYRMKKKDEGSYDLGKKPIYKKAPTNEFYA; encoded by the exons atGCCGCTGCCCCGCGTTCCGCTCTGCGCCGCGCTGCTGCTCGGCCTCCTCCTGCGAGCTGCCGCCGCCGAGTCG GTGAGAGAAACTGAGACCATGGATGCTGGATGGCTTGACTACCCTGCCTCCGGGGACTTGCCAGATGATGAAGACCTGAGTAGGTTCAGTCCTTCCTTAACTTTTGATTCGTTGGATATAGATGAGTCATCTGGATCTGGAG ACTATTCAGACTCTGAAGAAGGCATGTATCTGACCACCATGGATACTCCTCTG ATATCTGACAACTATATCCCTGGAGATACTGGGAGAAAAATAGACggtgagaagaaaaacacaatggTGGACAATGAAATCATTCCAGACAAAGCTGTACCTGTTGAAGAGAACCTGTCCAACAAGATCTCCATGGCAAGCACAGCCAACAGCAGCATCTTTGAAAGAACAGAAGTTCTTACAG ctctcattgcaggaggagcagtgggCCTCCTGTTTGCTGTCTTCCTGATCCTCCTCTTGGTCTATCGCATGAAGAAAAAGGACGAGGGCAGTTACGACCTGGGGAAGAAACCTATCTACAAGAAAGCCCCCACAAATGAGTTCTATGCTTAA
- the SDC4 gene encoding syndecan-4 isoform X2, producing the protein MLVVPVRETETMDAGWLDYPASGDLPDDEDLSRFSPSLTFDSLDIDESSGSGDYSDSEEGMYLTTMDTPLISDNYIPGDTGRKIDGEKKNTMVDNEIIPDKAVPVEENLSNKISMASTANSSIFERTEVLTALIAGGAVGLLFAVFLILLLVYRMKKKDEGSYDLGKKPIYKKAPTNEFYA; encoded by the exons ATGTTGGTTGTGCCG GTGAGAGAAACTGAGACCATGGATGCTGGATGGCTTGACTACCCTGCCTCCGGGGACTTGCCAGATGATGAAGACCTGAGTAGGTTCAGTCCTTCCTTAACTTTTGATTCGTTGGATATAGATGAGTCATCTGGATCTGGAG ACTATTCAGACTCTGAAGAAGGCATGTATCTGACCACCATGGATACTCCTCTG ATATCTGACAACTATATCCCTGGAGATACTGGGAGAAAAATAGACggtgagaagaaaaacacaatggTGGACAATGAAATCATTCCAGACAAAGCTGTACCTGTTGAAGAGAACCTGTCCAACAAGATCTCCATGGCAAGCACAGCCAACAGCAGCATCTTTGAAAGAACAGAAGTTCTTACAG ctctcattgcaggaggagcagtgggCCTCCTGTTTGCTGTCTTCCTGATCCTCCTCTTGGTCTATCGCATGAAGAAAAAGGACGAGGGCAGTTACGACCTGGGGAAGAAACCTATCTACAAGAAAGCCCCCACAAATGAGTTCTATGCTTAA
- the SYS1 gene encoding protein SYS1 homolog has translation MAAQFRSYVWDPALIVAQMVLLQAGYYSSLGLWLALLGTLGSTGPSLQQVFSDEILGFSTPPGRLSMMAFILNALTCALGLLYFIRRGKQCLDFTVTVHFFHLLGCWIYNSRFPSTLTWWLVHVVCTALMAAIGEYLCMRIELREIPLNSAPKSNV, from the exons ATGGCGGCGCAGTTCCGCAGCTACGTTTGGGACCCCGCGCTCATCGTGGCGCagatggtgctgctgcaggcGGGCTACTACAGCTCGCTCGGGCTCTGGCTCGCCCTCCTCGGCACCCTGGGCAGCACCGGGCCCTCCCTCCAGCAGGTCTTCAGCGACGAG ATTTTAGGCTTCTCAACCCCGCCGGGGAGGCTCTCCATGATGGCTTTCATCCTCAATGCACTCACCTG CGCTCTGGGCTTGCTGTACTTCATCCGCCGAGGGAAGCAGTGCCTGGATTTCACAGTCACCGTTCACTTTTTCCACCTCCTGGGCTGCTGGATCTACAATTCCCGCTTCCCCTCGACACTGACGTGGTGGCTGGTGCACGTGGTGTGCACGGCGCTGATGGCGGCCATCGGGGAGTACCTTTGCATGAGGATCGAGCTGCGGGAGATCCCCCTCAACTCCGCCCCCAAATCCAACGTATAG
- the LOC139680423 gene encoding neuritin-like yields the protein MGQRRGPAVLLLALGHLAGLMAAGPVCAGAYRGLSDCVLKLGDSMARYEEEEGIELQGLRRVCRYWDEFHTCALTALWQCQKEAAAVWEMLRRESRKNRFQGSLFDLCNPSMAQSFAWTHVPNVSILSIPLIVTWVNL from the exons ATGGGGCAGCGCAGGGGTCCCGCCGTGTTGCTCCTTGCCCTGG GGCACCTGGCCGGGCTGATGGCAGCAGGACCCGTGTGTGCCGGCGCTTACCGGGGCCTCTCTGACTGCGTCCTCAAGCTGGGGGACAGCATGGCCAGGtacgaggaggaggagggcatCGAGCTGCAGGGGCTTCGCCGAGTCTGCAG gtACTGGGATGAGTTCCACACCTGTGCCCTGACGGCgctctggcagtgccagaaGGAAGCAGCAGCCGTCTGGGAGATGCTGAGAAGGGAGTCTCGAAAAAACAGATTTCAAGGCAGCTTGTTCGACCTCTGCAACCCCAGCATGGCCCAAAGCTTTGCCTGGACCCACGTTCCCAACGTTTCCATCCTCAGTATCCCCCTCATCGTCACTTGGGTGAACTTAtaa